The following coding sequences are from one Pseudonocardia sp. HH130630-07 window:
- a CDS encoding MFS transporter, which produces MLAASGLLVSLVQTMVVPLLPRFPELLSVSPSTASWLVTANLVAGAVSAPVLGRLGDMYGKRRMLLVALGLVGVGSLLGAVAPGIGLLLVARVLQGAAFGVIALGMSLMRDVLPPERIGSGVGLMSSSLGFGGAIGLPITGVVAQLGSWRWLFAGAAVIAVVQILLVRRLVPESRLRSGGRFDAVGAVGVGLALVCLLLAISKGDAWGWASPTVLGLLGATVVLTLVTGRYELRVRRPLIDLRVSARPAVLLTNLASVLTGFAMFAGFILTIQILQAPVGTGYGFGLPLVIAGLVLLPMGGAMVALSSVSARLSRLRGPRTTLVAGTVVLAVGNVGLALLPGSVWLLMLASTVAAIGAALAYSAIPLAIMRAVPESETAAANSLNTLARQLGTSSCAAVVAAVTSAFVLDGGAFPQGAAYTIAFAAAGAAALVATVLVALTPEPLTVGPTAEPVAGRV; this is translated from the coding sequence GTGCTCGCGGCGTCCGGCCTGCTCGTCTCGCTGGTGCAGACGATGGTGGTCCCGCTCCTGCCCCGGTTCCCCGAGCTGCTGTCGGTGAGCCCCTCGACGGCGTCCTGGCTGGTCACCGCGAACCTGGTGGCCGGGGCCGTGTCGGCGCCGGTGCTGGGCCGGCTCGGCGACATGTACGGCAAGCGCCGGATGCTGCTGGTCGCGCTCGGCCTGGTCGGGGTGGGCTCGCTGCTCGGCGCCGTGGCCCCCGGGATCGGGCTGCTGCTCGTCGCCCGGGTGCTGCAGGGCGCGGCGTTCGGGGTGATCGCGCTCGGCATGAGCCTGATGCGCGACGTCCTCCCGCCGGAGCGGATCGGGTCGGGGGTCGGCCTGATGTCGTCCTCGCTCGGGTTCGGCGGCGCGATCGGCCTGCCGATCACCGGCGTCGTCGCCCAGCTCGGGAGCTGGCGCTGGCTGTTCGCCGGGGCCGCGGTGATCGCGGTGGTCCAGATCCTGCTGGTGCGCCGGCTCGTGCCGGAGTCCCGGCTGCGCAGCGGGGGCCGGTTCGACGCCGTGGGCGCGGTCGGGGTCGGCCTCGCGCTGGTCTGCCTGCTGCTGGCGATCTCCAAGGGCGACGCCTGGGGCTGGGCGTCGCCGACCGTGCTCGGGCTGCTCGGCGCCACCGTCGTGCTGACGCTGGTGACCGGCCGCTACGAGCTGCGGGTCCGGCGCCCGCTGATCGACCTGCGGGTCTCCGCCCGGCCCGCGGTGCTGCTGACCAACCTGGCCTCGGTACTCACCGGGTTCGCGATGTTCGCGGGCTTCATCCTCACCATCCAGATCCTGCAGGCACCGGTCGGGACCGGGTACGGCTTCGGGCTGCCGCTGGTGATCGCCGGGCTGGTGCTGCTCCCGATGGGCGGGGCGATGGTGGCGCTGTCCTCGGTGTCGGCGCGGTTGTCGCGACTGCGCGGGCCGCGCACCACGCTGGTCGCCGGGACGGTCGTCCTGGCGGTGGGCAACGTGGGCCTGGCCCTGCTGCCGGGCTCGGTCTGGCTGCTGATGCTGGCCTCGACGGTCGCGGCGATCGGGGCGGCACTCGCCTACTCGGCGATCCCGCTGGCGATCATGCGCGCGGTCCCGGAGTCGGAGACGGCCGCGGCGAACAGCCTCAACACCCTGGCCCGGCAGCTGGGCACCAGCTCGTGCGCGGCCGTCGTCGCGGCGGTCACCTCGGCCTTCGTGCTCGACGGCGGCGCCTTCCCGCAGGGCGCCGCCTACACGATCGCGTTCGCCGCCGCCGGTGCCGCCGCGCTGGTCGCGACGGTGCTCGTCGCACTGACCCCGGAGCCGCTGACCGTCGGGCCGACCGCGGAGCCGGTCGCCGGCCGCGTCTGA
- a CDS encoding citrate/2-methylcitrate synthase translates to MTTVPTAVPEVPPGLRGVAVTTTTIGDVRGDEGFYHYRQYSAVELARVRTFTCAWFLAAHGHLPTEPERTAFAGRIAAHRELPDELRALLPAIAGACGDDLLAGLRTALSVLGPLRGMRPVWDAGPERGARDALAVCAATPTVLAALHRLRSGRDPVAPRADLEPAANWLWMLTGSEPVAEHARAVDAYLVSTLDHGFNASTFTARVVASTGADVASAVTAAIGAFSGPLHGGAPDRALESLDAIDREAGGDPGRWVADRLAAGERIMGFGHAVYRGPDPRTALLREVAERLGGPLPARAAEVERQVGAALAQLRPDRPLHANVEFYAGVVMAGCGVPRSMFTPTFATSRVVGWCAHVLEQAAQRRLIRPSATYAGPQPPVPVPPRERPAAPAAG, encoded by the coding sequence ATGACGACCGTCCCCACTGCCGTACCCGAGGTCCCACCGGGCCTGCGCGGCGTCGCCGTCACCACCACGACGATCGGTGACGTCCGCGGCGACGAGGGCTTCTACCACTACCGCCAGTACTCCGCGGTCGAGCTGGCCCGGGTCAGGACCTTCACCTGCGCCTGGTTCCTCGCCGCCCACGGCCACCTGCCCACCGAGCCGGAGCGGACCGCGTTCGCCGGGCGGATCGCCGCCCACCGGGAGCTCCCGGACGAGCTGCGCGCCCTGCTCCCCGCGATCGCCGGCGCGTGCGGCGACGACCTGCTCGCCGGCCTGCGCACCGCCCTGTCGGTCCTCGGCCCGCTGCGCGGGATGCGCCCGGTCTGGGACGCCGGACCGGAGCGGGGCGCGCGGGACGCACTCGCCGTCTGCGCCGCGACGCCGACCGTGCTGGCCGCACTGCACCGGCTGCGCTCCGGCCGGGACCCGGTCGCGCCGCGGGCCGACCTGGAGCCCGCCGCGAACTGGCTGTGGATGCTCACCGGGTCCGAACCCGTCGCCGAGCACGCCCGCGCCGTCGACGCCTACCTCGTCAGCACGCTGGACCACGGCTTCAACGCCTCCACGTTCACCGCCCGGGTCGTCGCCTCCACCGGGGCGGACGTCGCCTCGGCGGTCACGGCGGCGATCGGTGCCTTCTCCGGCCCGCTGCACGGCGGCGCCCCGGACCGCGCGCTGGAGAGCCTGGACGCGATCGACCGCGAGGCCGGCGGCGACCCCGGGCGCTGGGTCGCCGACCGGCTCGCCGCCGGGGAACGGATCATGGGGTTCGGGCACGCCGTGTACCGCGGCCCCGATCCGCGCACGGCGCTGCTGCGCGAGGTCGCCGAGCGGCTCGGCGGCCCGCTCCCGGCCCGGGCCGCCGAGGTCGAGCGGCAGGTCGGCGCGGCGCTCGCGCAGCTGCGCCCGGACCGGCCGTTGCACGCGAACGTCGAGTTCTACGCGGGTGTGGTGATGGCGGGCTGCGGTGTCCCGCGGTCGATGTTCACGCCGACGTTCGCCACCAGCCGGGTCGTCGGCTGGTGCGCGCACGTGCTGGAGCAGGCGGCACAGCGGCGGCTGATCCGCCCGTCGGCCACCTACGCGGGTCCGCAGCCGCCGGTGCCGGTGCCGCCGCGGGAGCGCCCGGCGGCTCCGGCAGCCGGGTGA
- a CDS encoding citrate/2-methylcitrate synthase, producing MEYLTVAETAERLGVKRETVYAYASRGLLTSVRGAQRRGSRFARPEVEALAARGREAGAPSGAVERIRTGITLVADGGPWFRGVAAGELARTATPEEVAGLLWETGGPVPLAADPDLLPVATAVLRALPAGARATDRFRVAVGALAAADPLRADVSPGAVVRTASRLLGTVVDALTTTVADPPPPVEQAGLAARLWPALARDPSADPGAGIGHVRAALVLLADHGLAASTVATRVAASTLADVHAVVSAGLGALDGPRHGLASGLAYRFLAGAATDPRAALAERLRSGERVPGFGHAVYRGPDPRAVVLLDRLRADPVAAPAAGVVTALADGLHRGGEGPAPNIDIALAALLHAHDLRPDAGELLFATARTIGWVAHAMEEYAEPGLRFRPVGVYTGPRPGAGDGDGPAAAG from the coding sequence GTGGAGTACCTGACCGTCGCCGAGACCGCGGAACGGCTCGGCGTGAAGCGCGAGACCGTGTACGCCTACGCCAGCCGCGGCCTGCTGACCAGCGTGCGCGGCGCGCAGCGGCGGGGGAGCCGGTTCGCCCGGCCGGAGGTGGAGGCACTCGCCGCGCGCGGCCGCGAGGCCGGGGCGCCGTCCGGGGCGGTCGAGCGGATCAGGACCGGGATCACCCTGGTGGCCGACGGCGGGCCGTGGTTCCGGGGGGTCGCGGCCGGGGAGCTCGCCCGCACCGCGACCCCGGAGGAGGTCGCCGGGCTGCTCTGGGAGACCGGCGGGCCGGTGCCGCTCGCGGCCGATCCCGACCTGCTCCCGGTCGCCACCGCCGTGCTCCGCGCACTGCCGGCCGGTGCCCGGGCCACCGACCGCTTCCGGGTGGCGGTCGGGGCGCTGGCCGCGGCCGACCCGCTGCGGGCCGACGTCTCGCCCGGCGCGGTCGTGCGGACGGCCTCGCGGCTGCTCGGCACCGTGGTCGACGCCCTGACCACCACCGTGGCGGACCCGCCACCCCCGGTGGAGCAGGCCGGTCTGGCCGCGCGGCTGTGGCCGGCGCTCGCCCGGGACCCGTCGGCGGATCCCGGGGCGGGGATCGGCCACGTGCGGGCCGCACTGGTACTGCTCGCCGACCACGGGCTCGCGGCCTCCACGGTCGCCACCCGGGTCGCCGCGAGCACGCTCGCCGACGTGCACGCGGTCGTCTCCGCCGGGCTCGGTGCGCTGGACGGCCCGCGGCACGGCCTGGCCAGCGGGCTGGCGTACCGCTTCCTCGCCGGTGCGGCCACCGACCCGCGGGCCGCGCTGGCCGAGCGGCTGCGGTCCGGCGAGCGGGTGCCCGGGTTCGGGCACGCCGTCTACCGGGGTCCCGATCCGCGGGCCGTGGTGCTGCTCGACCGGCTGCGCGCGGACCCGGTGGCGGCACCGGCGGCCGGCGTCGTGACGGCTCTGGCCGACGGGCTGCACCGGGGCGGCGAGGGCCCCGCGCCGAACATCGACATCGCGCTCGCGGCCCTGCTGCACGCCCACGACCTGCGCCCGGACGCGGGCGAGCTGCTGTTCGCCACGGCCCGCACGATCGGCTGGGTCGCGCACGCCATGGAGGAGTACGCCGAGCCCGGGCTGCGGTTCCGCCCGGTCGGCGTCTACACCGGACCGCGACCCGGCGCCGGCGACGGGGACGGACCTGCTGCGGCGGGGTGA
- a CDS encoding TIGR03618 family F420-dependent PPOX class oxidoreductase — protein MPRRRSLADGVSDRFRELWSQRRPCILVTPRRDGTPHAVPVGVTLDLTERVARVICSGGSQKAVNVAAAGRAGARVSLTLVEGRTWSTLEGVAVVDDDPGAVRDAEHRYAREYKEPRENPQRVVLRVAVDRVLGNA, from the coding sequence ATGCCCCGTCGACGTTCCCTCGCCGACGGCGTCTCCGACCGCTTCCGAGAGCTCTGGTCGCAGCGCCGCCCCTGCATCCTCGTCACCCCGCGCCGGGACGGCACCCCGCACGCGGTACCGGTCGGGGTCACCCTGGACCTCACCGAGCGGGTGGCGCGGGTCATCTGCAGCGGCGGTTCGCAGAAGGCGGTCAACGTCGCCGCCGCGGGCCGGGCCGGTGCCCGCGTCTCGCTGACGCTGGTCGAGGGCCGGACCTGGTCGACCCTCGAGGGCGTCGCCGTCGTCGACGACGATCCCGGCGCCGTGCGCGACGCCGAGCACCGCTACGCCCGCGAGTACAAGGAGCCGCGGGAGAACCCGCAGCGGGTGGTGCTCCGCGTCGCCGTCGACCGCGTGCTCGGCAACGCCTGA
- a CDS encoding MBL fold metallo-hydrolase — protein MDLPETTFLGHSTVRLRLGGRTVLTDPVLTDPVLTATVGPLRRMAPAVDPAGLADVDLVLISHLHADHLHLGSLRLLPVGTEVVVPAGAAGWLRRRGVRRVSELAVGQARTFSGLRVTGTAAEHSGHRWGPRLTHGPQAVAMGHLLEADGARVYLAGDTGLFPGLADIAAQGPIDLAALPVWGWGPSLGPGHLDPAGAAEAVRRLAPRVTLPVQWGTLAVAGLCSVPGRTGGRMRELLVRPPQDFAAAVVAAGLRTRPVVVPPGASLGVPA, from the coding sequence GTGGACCTGCCGGAGACGACCTTCCTCGGGCACAGCACGGTGCGGCTGCGCCTGGGCGGGCGCACCGTGCTCACCGATCCCGTGCTCACCGATCCCGTGCTCACCGCGACGGTCGGGCCGCTGCGCCGGATGGCACCCGCCGTCGACCCGGCCGGGCTCGCCGACGTCGACCTGGTGCTGATCTCGCACCTGCACGCCGACCACCTGCACCTCGGGTCGCTGCGGCTGCTGCCGGTCGGCACCGAGGTCGTGGTCCCCGCCGGAGCGGCCGGCTGGCTGCGTCGGCGCGGCGTGCGCCGGGTGTCAGAGCTGGCCGTCGGGCAGGCCAGGACGTTCTCCGGGCTCCGGGTGACCGGCACCGCGGCGGAGCACTCCGGGCACCGCTGGGGACCGCGGCTCACGCACGGCCCGCAGGCCGTCGCGATGGGGCACCTGCTGGAGGCCGACGGTGCCCGCGTCTACCTGGCCGGTGACACCGGCCTGTTCCCCGGCCTGGCCGACATCGCGGCGCAGGGGCCGATCGACCTGGCCGCGCTGCCGGTGTGGGGCTGGGGGCCGAGCCTCGGGCCCGGGCACCTCGACCCGGCCGGTGCGGCCGAGGCCGTCCGGCGGCTCGCGCCGCGGGTGACGCTGCCGGTGCAGTGGGGCACCCTCGCCGTCGCCGGGCTGTGCTCGGTGCCCGGCCGCACCGGTGGCCGGATGCGCGAGCTGCTCGTCCGCCCGCCGCAGGACTTCGCCGCCGCGGTCGTGGCGGCGGGCCTGCGGACCCGGCCGGTCGTCGTGCCGCCGGGGGCCTCGCTCGGGGTGCCGGCATGA
- a CDS encoding DedA family protein, with protein MTTPVAAAADWFSADLGPDTGRIAYLVVGGGVLFGSILPVVPTGAIVGAAAATAMTSDALSLPVVLVLALAAALAGDLVTFAVARWGSASVLAAVAGGRFGGDRTGERVRRLRAAYAERGWLLVLVGRVAPAGRVPTIIAAAAAGMSWGRLVPAVTGGAALWTLLYGVLGVLTGNLTDSPLVAAALAVGVAALVGAATALVQRLRHRRRPGR; from the coding sequence ATGACCACACCGGTCGCGGCCGCCGCGGACTGGTTCTCCGCCGACCTCGGGCCGGACACCGGCCGGATCGCCTACCTGGTCGTCGGCGGCGGGGTGCTGTTCGGCTCGATCCTGCCGGTCGTCCCGACCGGGGCGATCGTCGGTGCCGCGGCGGCGACGGCCATGACGTCGGACGCGCTGTCCCTGCCGGTGGTGCTCGTGCTGGCGCTGGCCGCCGCGCTGGCCGGTGACCTGGTGACGTTCGCCGTCGCCCGGTGGGGCAGTGCCTCGGTGCTCGCCGCGGTGGCGGGCGGCCGGTTCGGCGGGGACCGCACGGGGGAGCGGGTGCGCCGGCTGCGCGCCGCCTACGCCGAGCGCGGCTGGCTGCTCGTGCTCGTCGGGCGGGTGGCGCCCGCGGGCCGGGTGCCGACGATCATCGCCGCGGCCGCGGCCGGGATGAGCTGGGGCCGGCTGGTGCCCGCGGTCACCGGCGGCGCGGCGCTGTGGACCCTGCTGTACGGGGTCCTCGGGGTGCTCACCGGCAACCTCACGGACTCGCCGCTGGTGGCGGCGGCGCTGGCCGTCGGCGTCGCCGCACTCGTCGGCGCGGCGACCGCACTGGTGCAGCGGCTGCGTCACCGGCGGCGCCCCGGGCGGTGA
- a CDS encoding sugar porter family MFS transporter, whose translation MTTHDDDGATDDGATALRPRRERGIGLATTVAAAGGLLFGYDTGVISGALLHIAPEFGLGDAGQQLIVAGLLAGALVGALAGGAVTDALGRRRTLIGVAWVFLAGAVLSGIAPGTGVLLAARVVLGLAIGVSSVCVPLYIAEIAPKASRGRLVSMNQFLITVGILLSYLVNSQFAEAGSWRWPLALAGIPALAMIVGLLGAQESPRWLVLRGRVDEARAALAGRTPEQAEAEIAEIRAAARDEARWSWADLRRPQLRPALTLGIGVAAVNQLVGVNAVLYYAPTILEGVFGSDTGALLATVGIGLVNTVVTGIALARIDSWGRRPLLLGGLAVVVAALVALVVLFLLPSQDGVVGILIVVALCVYIAAFAASLGIAIWLVNSEVFPTAVRGKASGLGATTHWGLDLVIASTTLTLITTLGEAGLFAVFAVVGAAGFVFLHRLMPETKGRSLEEIDAALQARAGRT comes from the coding sequence ATGACGACACACGATGACGACGGGGCCACCGACGACGGGGCCACCGCGCTCCGTCCCCGGCGCGAGCGCGGGATCGGGCTCGCCACCACCGTCGCCGCCGCCGGCGGCCTGCTGTTCGGCTACGACACCGGCGTCATCAGCGGGGCGCTGCTCCACATCGCGCCGGAGTTCGGGCTCGGCGACGCCGGGCAGCAGCTGATCGTGGCCGGCCTGCTGGCCGGTGCCCTCGTCGGCGCCCTGGCCGGGGGCGCGGTGACCGACGCGCTCGGCCGGCGGCGGACGCTGATCGGCGTCGCCTGGGTCTTCCTCGCCGGTGCGGTCCTCTCCGGGATCGCCCCGGGGACCGGCGTGCTGCTCGCCGCCCGGGTCGTGCTCGGGCTGGCGATCGGGGTGTCCTCGGTCTGCGTGCCGCTCTACATCGCCGAGATCGCGCCGAAGGCCTCGCGCGGACGGCTGGTCTCGATGAACCAGTTCCTCATCACCGTCGGGATCCTGCTGTCCTACCTGGTCAACTCCCAGTTCGCCGAGGCGGGCAGCTGGCGGTGGCCGCTCGCGCTCGCCGGGATCCCGGCGCTGGCGATGATCGTGGGGCTGCTCGGCGCGCAGGAGTCGCCGCGCTGGCTGGTGCTGCGCGGCCGGGTCGACGAGGCCCGCGCCGCACTGGCCGGGCGCACCCCCGAGCAGGCCGAGGCCGAGATCGCCGAGATCCGTGCCGCCGCCCGGGACGAGGCCCGCTGGAGCTGGGCCGACCTGCGCCGGCCGCAGCTGCGCCCGGCGCTGACCCTCGGGATCGGGGTCGCCGCGGTGAACCAGCTCGTCGGGGTGAACGCGGTGCTCTACTACGCCCCCACGATCCTCGAGGGCGTCTTCGGCTCCGACACCGGCGCACTGCTCGCGACCGTCGGGATCGGGCTGGTCAACACCGTCGTCACCGGGATCGCGCTGGCCCGGATCGACTCCTGGGGTCGGCGGCCGCTGCTGCTCGGCGGGCTCGCGGTCGTCGTCGCGGCGCTGGTCGCGCTGGTCGTGCTGTTCCTGCTCCCGTCCCAGGACGGCGTGGTCGGGATCCTCATCGTCGTCGCCCTGTGCGTCTACATCGCGGCGTTCGCGGCCAGCCTGGGCATCGCGATCTGGCTGGTGAACTCCGAGGTGTTCCCGACGGCCGTGCGCGGCAAGGCGTCCGGCCTCGGTGCCACCACGCACTGGGGCCTGGACCTGGTGATCGCCTCGACCACGCTGACGCTGATCACCACGCTCGGCGAGGCCGGGCTGTTCGCCGTGTTCGCCGTGGTCGGTGCCGCCGGGTTCGTGTTCCTCCACCGGCTGATGCCCGAGACCAAGGGGCGAAGCCTGGAGGAGATCGACGCCGCGCTGCAGGCCAGGGCCGGGCGCACCTGA
- a CDS encoding S1C family serine protease, whose product MTDTDQRPQHDQAPPPWASASNPGIPAHGAGSPPTSVYPPFPAQAPAPKPPRRFGTGLVAVAVAAGLIGGGVGFGGAYAVLGDSPAGTAALSSSADPGTPAQAADGSIAGAAAAITPSTVDIQVRTAQGGGEGSGVILTADGEVLTNNHVVTGAGPGGQITVSTSDGTQYRATVVGTAPGYDLAVLRLEGASNLKAATLGESGGVQVGEQVVATGSPQGLSGTVTAGIVSALNRTVAAGGEGEEPVVYNGLQTDAPINQGNSGGPLVNLAGQVVGINSAIATSGGSPGSIGLGFAIPVDTAKRVAQEIMSDGVATRPQLGVLGSIQQSSPAAAGSGGAQLSEVQPNSPAATAGLRAGDVVTKVDDYPVSSFADLMARVGNFAPGQQITLTVGSGSGARQVPVTLGSAEDTAAANSRNGSLPSPQEPGQGGSDPFGGSSPFGGSSPFGGGGN is encoded by the coding sequence ATGACCGACACCGACCAGCGCCCGCAGCACGACCAGGCTCCGCCCCCGTGGGCCTCGGCGAGCAACCCGGGGATCCCGGCGCACGGCGCGGGCAGCCCGCCCACCTCGGTGTACCCGCCGTTCCCGGCCCAGGCCCCGGCGCCGAAGCCGCCGCGCCGGTTCGGCACCGGGCTCGTCGCGGTGGCCGTCGCGGCCGGCCTGATCGGCGGCGGGGTCGGGTTCGGCGGCGCCTACGCGGTGCTCGGGGACTCCCCGGCCGGCACCGCCGCGCTGAGCAGCTCCGCCGATCCGGGCACGCCGGCACAGGCCGCCGACGGCTCGATCGCCGGGGCCGCGGCCGCGATCACCCCGAGCACGGTGGACATCCAGGTGCGCACCGCCCAGGGCGGCGGCGAGGGCTCGGGCGTCATCCTCACCGCCGACGGCGAGGTGCTCACCAACAACCACGTCGTCACCGGGGCCGGCCCCGGCGGCCAGATCACCGTGTCGACCTCCGACGGCACCCAGTACCGCGCGACCGTCGTCGGCACCGCGCCCGGCTACGACCTGGCCGTCCTGCGGCTGGAGGGGGCGTCGAACCTCAAGGCCGCCACGCTCGGCGAGTCCGGGGGCGTGCAGGTCGGCGAGCAGGTCGTCGCGACCGGGTCGCCGCAGGGCCTGTCCGGCACCGTCACCGCGGGCATCGTCTCCGCGCTGAACCGGACCGTGGCCGCCGGCGGCGAGGGCGAGGAGCCGGTCGTCTACAACGGCCTGCAGACCGACGCCCCGATCAACCAGGGCAACTCCGGCGGACCGCTGGTGAACCTGGCCGGCCAGGTCGTCGGGATCAACTCCGCGATCGCCACCAGCGGCGGCAGCCCCGGCTCGATCGGGCTCGGCTTCGCGATCCCGGTGGACACCGCGAAGCGGGTCGCCCAGGAGATCATGTCCGACGGCGTCGCCACCCGGCCGCAGCTCGGCGTGCTGGGCTCGATCCAGCAGTCGTCCCCGGCCGCGGCGGGTTCCGGCGGGGCGCAGCTCTCCGAGGTCCAGCCGAACTCGCCGGCCGCAACCGCCGGGCTGCGGGCCGGCGACGTCGTCACCAAGGTCGACGACTACCCGGTCTCCAGCTTCGCCGACCTGATGGCCCGGGTCGGGAACTTCGCCCCCGGCCAGCAGATCACGCTGACCGTCGGCAGCGGGTCCGGCGCCCGCCAGGTCCCGGTCACCCTCGGCAGCGCCGAGGACACCGCCGCGGCGAACTCCCGCAACGGGTCGCTGCCCAGCCCGCAGGAGCCCGGCCAGGGCGGGTCCGACCCGTTCGGCGGGTCCAGCCCGTTCGGCGGCTCCAGCCCGTTCGGGGGCGGCGGCAACTGA
- a CDS encoding TMEM165/GDT1 family protein, whose product MDGFLVAFAVSFGVIFVAELGDKSQLMALTFATRFKAIPVLIGITIATSVTHLVSVAVGYGLGASIPTGWISLVASVAFLVFGAWTLRGDSLTDDEERKAKRAGGSAVVAASMAFFLAELGDKTMLATITLATQYGWFGVWLGSTLGMVAADALAIVVGRKLGQKLPERVISIGAAVMFFVFGAWLFVEAVPQVFGEDAWAWFFGALGPWGTGGLVVAVGLLVTACAFWFRRRARRRAAVAGTAPAGEDQTRVG is encoded by the coding sequence ATGGACGGTTTCCTGGTCGCGTTCGCGGTCAGTTTCGGTGTCATCTTCGTGGCCGAGCTGGGCGACAAGTCGCAGCTCATGGCCCTGACGTTCGCGACGCGCTTCAAGGCGATCCCGGTGCTGATCGGCATCACCATCGCCACCTCGGTGACCCACCTGGTGTCGGTCGCCGTCGGCTACGGCCTGGGCGCGTCGATCCCCACCGGCTGGATCTCCCTGGTCGCCTCGGTGGCGTTCCTGGTGTTCGGCGCCTGGACCCTGCGCGGGGACTCGCTGACCGACGACGAGGAGCGCAAGGCCAAGCGGGCCGGCGGGTCCGCGGTCGTCGCGGCGTCGATGGCGTTCTTCCTCGCCGAGCTGGGCGACAAGACGATGCTGGCGACGATCACCCTGGCCACCCAGTACGGCTGGTTCGGCGTCTGGCTCGGGTCGACGCTCGGCATGGTCGCGGCCGACGCGCTGGCGATCGTCGTCGGTCGCAAGCTGGGGCAGAAGCTGCCCGAGCGGGTCATCTCGATCGGTGCGGCGGTCATGTTCTTCGTGTTCGGCGCCTGGCTGTTCGTCGAGGCGGTCCCGCAGGTCTTCGGCGAGGACGCGTGGGCCTGGTTCTTCGGCGCGCTGGGCCCGTGGGGCACCGGTGGTCTGGTCGTGGCGGTCGGCCTGCTGGTGACGGCGTGCGCGTTCTGGTTCCGGCGCCGTGCCCGGCGCCGCGCCGCGGTGGCCGGGACCGCACCGGCCGGGGAGGACCAGACCCGGGTCGGCTGA
- a CDS encoding SDR family oxidoreductase, whose product MTILVTGATGNIGRMVVDHLLARTGEPVRALTVDPARAALPEGAEAVRGSVHRPAGLDGVFDGVRAMYLAPYEPTASEVLARAAAAGVEHVVALTGERESWWGSVTAAVESAGPAWTHLWPADFVENYEMWLPQIRATGVVREPWPELASTPTAMTDIAEVAAVALTTPGHQGRALPLTGPEPVTRRAAVAALAEATGVPVRFEEVGPDEAVAALEPAVGPEQAEMFVHTILGMLREMDPAPNTTVQDLTGRPATSVGTWARTHAQRLRAELTAGASATR is encoded by the coding sequence ATGACGATCCTGGTGACCGGGGCGACCGGCAACATCGGCCGCATGGTCGTCGACCACCTGCTGGCCCGGACCGGGGAGCCGGTGCGGGCGCTGACCGTGGACCCGGCCCGGGCCGCGCTGCCGGAGGGGGCCGAGGCGGTGCGGGGGTCGGTCCACCGCCCGGCCGGCCTGGACGGGGTGTTCGACGGTGTCCGGGCGATGTACCTGGCCCCCTACGAGCCGACTGCGTCCGAGGTGCTGGCCCGGGCGGCGGCGGCCGGGGTCGAGCACGTCGTGGCCCTGACCGGGGAGCGGGAGAGTTGGTGGGGGTCGGTGACGGCGGCCGTCGAGTCGGCCGGCCCGGCGTGGACCCACCTGTGGCCGGCCGACTTCGTGGAGAACTACGAGATGTGGCTGCCGCAGATCCGGGCCACCGGGGTGGTGCGCGAGCCGTGGCCGGAGCTGGCGAGCACCCCGACCGCGATGACCGACATCGCCGAGGTCGCGGCCGTCGCGCTGACCACGCCGGGCCACCAGGGCCGGGCACTGCCCCTGACCGGGCCGGAACCGGTCACCAGGCGGGCCGCGGTCGCCGCGCTGGCGGAGGCGACCGGCGTCCCGGTCCGGTTCGAGGAGGTCGGCCCGGACGAGGCGGTCGCGGCGCTGGAGCCGGCCGTCGGCCCGGAGCAGGCGGAGATGTTCGTCCACACCATCCTGGGGATGCTGCGCGAGATGGACCCCGCCCCGAACACGACGGTCCAGGACCTCACCGGCCGGCCCGCGACCTCCGTCGGGACCTGGGCCCGCACCCACGCGCAGCGCCTGCGGGCCGAGCTCACCGCGGGAGCCTCCGCCACCCGGTGA